The Populus trichocarpa isolate Nisqually-1 chromosome 11, P.trichocarpa_v4.1, whole genome shotgun sequence genome has a segment encoding these proteins:
- the LOC7483626 gene encoding uncharacterized protein LOC7483626 isoform X1 yields the protein MESPSFVSKARTAIHSAAAKAEQVFTDIKSDFISDREGPDSDKISPKESIKESGEKSSPRNDSESKNKNEGKQQHMRWRPGKKGTKLDWQDRFKNTIRLGGKRGPDNNNKAENSTMALPCYDENLYLLNMKNEEEAKGSHVSSIVERLNATNPDTIPPISALKQLAVAVDSGKKFKSVKDILASSGASSPIMERASLSLAAVKSLMLRDKEDKLTSEFGNDEKLESLIKSLFDAEGNFLSRNMSLVLEPPLLPRDIHGAPPEGFLTKLSEVIGSFTTLRKMALFWCKIVTEIRRLWSEELYIPGIPLDEIPDLNSCRLYQQLQVVNSCVSRKKWRTLATQSIESVMRHAGSCSEESADLQGTVTSHHILYARISTGELVLRLGADRPADNLTMLETGEPVYSPITQEGPLLTEDLIKETEEFVLRTGSVGAGCSQLLSDMQAFKAANPGCILEDFVRWHSPPDWTEGEPSDEAQEYVDQVDSSSTRGQLSSRMQKEGNLWRELWETAKPVPAVKQAPLFDVDLAVEGILNDLEDIPPVELFEQLFISLLGLGFVMAEAKLSCNNDLLKIFLECKDYVVVTCQGKIWSDKMDDLCQVYETVETMLLNPEEVLKAARQMEETNTVGEPRRRLKMLGLSFGSKERNSRNPSKDEKNSEENSSRQPFSTFFDGKSSLFLKKPPRPESVSFGDKAAYQDENENDWTIV from the exons ATGGAGTCGCCTTCTTTTGTATCCAAAGCAAGGACCGCCATCCATTCCGCTGCTGCTAAAGCGGAGCAAGTTTTCACTGACATTAAATCAGACTTTATATCCGATCGAGAAGGGCCAG ACTCAGATAAGATATCGCCAAAGGAATCGATAAAAGAATCGGGAGAAAAGTCGTCTCCGCGCAATGACAGCGAGTCAAAG AATAAGAATGAAGGGAAGCAGCAACATATGAGGTGGAGACCTGGAAAAAAAGGGACTAAGCTGGATTGGCAAGATAGATTCAAGAATACTATAAGATTAGGAGGGAAAAGAGGACctgacaacaacaacaaagctGAAAACTCAACCATGGCTCTTCCATGTTACGATGAAAATCTGTACTTACTCAACATGAAAAACGAGGAGGAGGCCAAG GGCTCACATGTTTCTTCCATAGTAGAAAGATTAAATGCCACCAACCCAGATACAATTCCTCCAATATCTGCCTTGAAGCAATTGGCTGTAGCTGTGGA TTCTGGAAAAAAGTTTAAGTCAGTGAAAGACATTTTGGCATCATCTGGAGCTTCCTCGCCAATTATGGAGAGGGCAAGCTTAAGCCTTGCTGCAGTTAAGTCATTAATGCTTCGAGACAAGGAGGATAAACTTACATCTGAGTTTGGTAATGATGAGAAGCTGGAATCCTTGATAAAATCATTGTTTGATGCAG AGGGAAACTTTCTCAGCCGGAACATGAGCCTGGTTTTGGAACCACCATTATTGCCCAGAGATATTCATGGTGCTCCACCTGAGGGCTTTCTTACTAAACTATCTGAAGTAATTGGAAGTTTTACAACCCTGCGAAAAATGGCATTGTTCTGGTGCAAAATTGTTACTGAG ATAAGAAGACTTTGGTCTGAAGAGCTGTATATACCTGGCATCCCTCTAGATGAGATTCCAGATTTAAATTCCTGTCGTTTGTACCAGCAACTTCAGGTTGTGAATTCTTGTGTTTCTAGAAAAAAGTGGCGCACTCTGGCCACTCAATCAATAGAATCAGTAATGAGGCATGCTGGTTCATGTTCTGAAGAATCAGCTGATCTCCAGGGCACAGTCACCTCACACCATATCTTATATGCTAGAATAAGCACTGGAGAACTTGTTCTTCGATTGGGAGCTGATAGACCTGCTGATAATTTAACCATGTTGGAAACCGGAGAACCTGTATACTCACCGATCACCCAG GAAGGACCTTTGCTTACTGAAGATCTTATCAAAGAAACAGAAGAGTTTGTGCTGCGAACTGGAAG TGTTGGCGCTGGGTGTTCTCAACTCCTCTCTGACATGCAGGCCTTCAAG GCTGCAAATCCTGGTTGTATCTTAGAAGATTTTGTCAGATGGCACTCTCCCCCTGACTGGACAGAAGGTGAGCCAAGTGATGAGGCTCAAGAGTATGTTGATCAAGTTGATTCATCTTCTACGAGAGGCCAACTAAGCAGTCGAATGCAAAAGGAAG GTAACTTGTGGCGTGAACTGTGGGAAACAGCCAAACCTGTACCAGCTGTTAAACAGGCTCCCCTCTTTGATGTGGATTTGGCTGT GGAGGGTATTCTGAATGACTTAGAAGACATCCCACCTGTTGAGCTTTTTGAACAACTGTTTATTTCTTTG CTTGGTTTGGGATTTGTAATGGCCGAGGCTAAACTCTCCTGTAACAATGATTTGTTAAAGATATTTTTGGAATGCAAAGACTATGTTGTTGTCACTTGTCAAGGAAAAATCTGGAGTGATAAAATGGATGATCTCTGCCAG GTGTACGAAACAGTAGAGACAATGTTATTGAACCCAGAAGAAGTCCTAAAGGCAGCAAGGCAGATGGAAGAAACCAATACTGTGGGTGAACCAAGACGTAGGTTGAAGATGCTTGGCCTGAGCTTTGGAAGCAAGGAAAGAAACTCGAGAAACCCATCAAAAGATGAGAAGAACTCAGAGGAAAATTCATCTCGCCAACCATTCTCTACCTTCTTTGATGGCAAGTCTTCTTTATTCTTGAAAAAGCCTCCAAGGCCTGAGAGTGTGTCCTTTGGCGACAAAGCTGCATACCAAGATGAAAACGAAAATGATTGGACAATTGTTTAA
- the LOC7483626 gene encoding uncharacterized protein LOC7483626 isoform X2 translates to MESPSFVSKARTAIHSAAAKAEQVFTDIKSDFISDREGPDKISPKESIKESGEKSSPRNDSESKNKNEGKQQHMRWRPGKKGTKLDWQDRFKNTIRLGGKRGPDNNNKAENSTMALPCYDENLYLLNMKNEEEAKGSHVSSIVERLNATNPDTIPPISALKQLAVAVDSGKKFKSVKDILASSGASSPIMERASLSLAAVKSLMLRDKEDKLTSEFGNDEKLESLIKSLFDAEGNFLSRNMSLVLEPPLLPRDIHGAPPEGFLTKLSEVIGSFTTLRKMALFWCKIVTEIRRLWSEELYIPGIPLDEIPDLNSCRLYQQLQVVNSCVSRKKWRTLATQSIESVMRHAGSCSEESADLQGTVTSHHILYARISTGELVLRLGADRPADNLTMLETGEPVYSPITQEGPLLTEDLIKETEEFVLRTGSVGAGCSQLLSDMQAFKAANPGCILEDFVRWHSPPDWTEGEPSDEAQEYVDQVDSSSTRGQLSSRMQKEGNLWRELWETAKPVPAVKQAPLFDVDLAVEGILNDLEDIPPVELFEQLFISLLGLGFVMAEAKLSCNNDLLKIFLECKDYVVVTCQGKIWSDKMDDLCQVYETVETMLLNPEEVLKAARQMEETNTVGEPRRRLKMLGLSFGSKERNSRNPSKDEKNSEENSSRQPFSTFFDGKSSLFLKKPPRPESVSFGDKAAYQDENENDWTIV, encoded by the exons ATGGAGTCGCCTTCTTTTGTATCCAAAGCAAGGACCGCCATCCATTCCGCTGCTGCTAAAGCGGAGCAAGTTTTCACTGACATTAAATCAGACTTTATATCCGATCGAGAAGGGCCAG ATAAGATATCGCCAAAGGAATCGATAAAAGAATCGGGAGAAAAGTCGTCTCCGCGCAATGACAGCGAGTCAAAG AATAAGAATGAAGGGAAGCAGCAACATATGAGGTGGAGACCTGGAAAAAAAGGGACTAAGCTGGATTGGCAAGATAGATTCAAGAATACTATAAGATTAGGAGGGAAAAGAGGACctgacaacaacaacaaagctGAAAACTCAACCATGGCTCTTCCATGTTACGATGAAAATCTGTACTTACTCAACATGAAAAACGAGGAGGAGGCCAAG GGCTCACATGTTTCTTCCATAGTAGAAAGATTAAATGCCACCAACCCAGATACAATTCCTCCAATATCTGCCTTGAAGCAATTGGCTGTAGCTGTGGA TTCTGGAAAAAAGTTTAAGTCAGTGAAAGACATTTTGGCATCATCTGGAGCTTCCTCGCCAATTATGGAGAGGGCAAGCTTAAGCCTTGCTGCAGTTAAGTCATTAATGCTTCGAGACAAGGAGGATAAACTTACATCTGAGTTTGGTAATGATGAGAAGCTGGAATCCTTGATAAAATCATTGTTTGATGCAG AGGGAAACTTTCTCAGCCGGAACATGAGCCTGGTTTTGGAACCACCATTATTGCCCAGAGATATTCATGGTGCTCCACCTGAGGGCTTTCTTACTAAACTATCTGAAGTAATTGGAAGTTTTACAACCCTGCGAAAAATGGCATTGTTCTGGTGCAAAATTGTTACTGAG ATAAGAAGACTTTGGTCTGAAGAGCTGTATATACCTGGCATCCCTCTAGATGAGATTCCAGATTTAAATTCCTGTCGTTTGTACCAGCAACTTCAGGTTGTGAATTCTTGTGTTTCTAGAAAAAAGTGGCGCACTCTGGCCACTCAATCAATAGAATCAGTAATGAGGCATGCTGGTTCATGTTCTGAAGAATCAGCTGATCTCCAGGGCACAGTCACCTCACACCATATCTTATATGCTAGAATAAGCACTGGAGAACTTGTTCTTCGATTGGGAGCTGATAGACCTGCTGATAATTTAACCATGTTGGAAACCGGAGAACCTGTATACTCACCGATCACCCAG GAAGGACCTTTGCTTACTGAAGATCTTATCAAAGAAACAGAAGAGTTTGTGCTGCGAACTGGAAG TGTTGGCGCTGGGTGTTCTCAACTCCTCTCTGACATGCAGGCCTTCAAG GCTGCAAATCCTGGTTGTATCTTAGAAGATTTTGTCAGATGGCACTCTCCCCCTGACTGGACAGAAGGTGAGCCAAGTGATGAGGCTCAAGAGTATGTTGATCAAGTTGATTCATCTTCTACGAGAGGCCAACTAAGCAGTCGAATGCAAAAGGAAG GTAACTTGTGGCGTGAACTGTGGGAAACAGCCAAACCTGTACCAGCTGTTAAACAGGCTCCCCTCTTTGATGTGGATTTGGCTGT GGAGGGTATTCTGAATGACTTAGAAGACATCCCACCTGTTGAGCTTTTTGAACAACTGTTTATTTCTTTG CTTGGTTTGGGATTTGTAATGGCCGAGGCTAAACTCTCCTGTAACAATGATTTGTTAAAGATATTTTTGGAATGCAAAGACTATGTTGTTGTCACTTGTCAAGGAAAAATCTGGAGTGATAAAATGGATGATCTCTGCCAG GTGTACGAAACAGTAGAGACAATGTTATTGAACCCAGAAGAAGTCCTAAAGGCAGCAAGGCAGATGGAAGAAACCAATACTGTGGGTGAACCAAGACGTAGGTTGAAGATGCTTGGCCTGAGCTTTGGAAGCAAGGAAAGAAACTCGAGAAACCCATCAAAAGATGAGAAGAACTCAGAGGAAAATTCATCTCGCCAACCATTCTCTACCTTCTTTGATGGCAAGTCTTCTTTATTCTTGAAAAAGCCTCCAAGGCCTGAGAGTGTGTCCTTTGGCGACAAAGCTGCATACCAAGATGAAAACGAAAATGATTGGACAATTGTTTAA